In Centropristis striata isolate RG_2023a ecotype Rhode Island chromosome 8, C.striata_1.0, whole genome shotgun sequence, the genomic window ATGAAAATCAGTGCATATGAGAGTTCActctactactaataataattatagtaatgataatgttttagaattataaaattaaacaaaatgggCTTAATAAATGCAAATCGGTTcccaaatatatataatagtcctttttataatataaaatattaaccaaaatgttaataaatatataaatgcagcaGTCTGAGAGGAAGTAcaactataataaataaaaaaaatgggccTAATAAATGCAAATCGGTTcccaaatatatataatagccattttttataatataaaatattaaccaaaatgttagtaaatatataaatgcagcagtctgagaagaagtaaaactataattaaaaaaaaatgggctTATTAAATGCAAATCGGTCCCCAAATACATACAATAAGCCTttttataatatacaatattaaccaaaatgataataaatatatgaatgcagCAGTCTGAGAGGAagtacaaatataattataaatttTTATTAGTATCTTTAGTGAGTTTATAGCtcaccaaaatgacacaaaaagacacaaaatgacaaaaaaaaaaagacacaaaatgactgaaaaaacttaATTGCTCTAGTGAGTTTATAACTCCTCACCTGTATCTGCAGgttgtgatgacatcatcagccaGGATCCTCGGTGGGCCCCCGCTGACCCCCCCCTCCACTCAGGGGTCCCCAGCAGCTCCGGCCCGGCTGGACGAGGTCCCGGTGCTCCTCAGCAGCCAGAAACAGTGCTGGGTGGCGCCGGGGGAGCCGTGTGGCAGGTTGCTGGTGGCGGTCGGTGCTGGGAGGGTTCGGGGATGAACCCCCagggatgtgtttgtgtttatgggCAGAGGGAACCAGAAGGTTTGGGGCCCTGCTGGCCTGGATCTCCATACGTCTACTACGGAGGTGAGTCAGGTTTCCTTCTGTCTAAACgtaacaaaaatgataaaaaattaacagaaataaaatgctCCATCAGTGGAAGCAGGTCAGTCTCATTGAGATTACAAAATCTCTTTTCAAGGGAGCAAAATAAGAGTGATAGTGTTTCAACAACTTACAGtgaaaaacagccaaaaatgtaataaaacctatGCACTAAAgcagaggtctcaaactcaaattacctgggggccgctggaggcactatcaaaatgaccaaaaaaagacacaaaataacagaaaaaaaaccctaaattacttaaaaaagacacaaaatgactgaaaaaacactttaaaaaagtcacaaaattattttaaaaagacacaaaattactaaaaaagacacaaaatgattgaaaaaagacacaaaattactaaaaaagacacaaaattaaaaaaaaaaagtaatcaaagggaccttccacacacaacacggtaaagtgccattcatataaaaaaagggccacaattggctcGCGGgtcgcgagtttgagacccctccACTAAAGCCTTTAAAAGTTCAGGTTATGAGAAGTTTCACATGTTGGCAAAGTTTTAAATGTAGTCAGCCTTTATTATTATAGTGCAATCCAATAAATGTGACTCTGTGTTGCAGAGAGTTTAATACTTTTCCTGGTGTCACACTTTGTTTGGCGGCTGTCCTTCATCAGGATACTTTAAGGACTCTTCCCTCTGTTGTGCCGAGACAACACCCAGAGGCCGACATGCCTTTATAATTATAATGCTTATAATTAACAGCCATCTCTTAGAACATACCGTACACGACAGAACAAG contains:
- the LOC131976281 gene encoding uncharacterized protein LOC131976281; the protein is MFRLNPDCWLWSPSPPPCLHPPHSGSFASAEMNHQEEEEEEEEEAGEHPAACCYTTGCDDIISQDPRWAPADPPLHSGVPSSSGPAGRGPGAPQQPETVLGGAGGAVWQVAGGGRCWEGSGMNPQGCVCVYGQREPEGLGPCWPGSPYVYYGGESGFLLSKRNKNDKKLTEIKCSISGSRSVSLRLQNLFSREQNKSDSVSTTYSEKQPKM